Proteins from one Thermobifida alba genomic window:
- a CDS encoding serine hydrolase yields the protein MRERSVTPGQPPEPAPLRGALLAALFFLLAATVLAVLPPETPRTPGGVPRAQAPSPPRTAPEPEPQPPPLSPAEYERLTRSLDAYLSGQDGRLSIALHDLNSGATYSYGAEETYITASLAKLNILVLLLLQADDEDRELSDHERRLAAEMIRYSDNDATDELYARIGFDEGFARGNERLGLHATEPGAGGVWGTTRTTTADQLRLLRAVFTEDSPLSERSRGYARELLGGVAPEQAWGVSAAAGEGDTVELKNGWVPRSDDGDRWAVTSAGRVAGADHEYLIAVLSDHHPDYFGGIECVEHVVTAVVAALDGEDRS from the coding sequence ATGCGAGAACGTTCGGTGACGCCCGGCCAGCCGCCCGAGCCCGCGCCGCTGCGCGGAGCCCTCCTGGCGGCGCTGTTCTTCCTGCTCGCCGCGACGGTACTCGCGGTGCTCCCGCCCGAGACGCCCCGCACCCCGGGCGGCGTCCCGCGGGCCCAGGCGCCCTCCCCGCCGCGGACCGCACCGGAGCCCGAGCCGCAGCCGCCGCCCCTGTCCCCGGCCGAGTACGAGCGGCTCACCCGTTCCCTGGACGCCTACCTCTCCGGACAGGACGGCCGGCTCTCGATCGCGCTGCACGACCTGAACAGCGGCGCCACCTACTCCTACGGGGCGGAGGAGACCTACATCACCGCGAGCCTGGCCAAACTCAACATCCTCGTGCTGCTCCTGCTCCAGGCCGACGACGAGGACCGCGAACTCTCCGACCACGAGCGGAGGCTGGCCGCCGAGATGATCCGCTACAGCGACAACGACGCCACCGACGAACTGTACGCACGCATCGGCTTCGACGAGGGGTTCGCCCGGGGGAACGAGCGGCTCGGCCTGCACGCCACCGAGCCCGGGGCCGGCGGGGTGTGGGGCACCACCAGGACCACCACCGCCGACCAGCTCCGGCTGCTGCGCGCCGTCTTCACCGAGGACAGCCCGCTGTCCGAACGTAGCCGCGGCTACGCCCGGGAACTGCTGGGAGGCGTCGCTCCGGAGCAGGCGTGGGGGGTGTCGGCGGCGGCGGGCGAGGGCGACACCGTGGAGTTGAAGAACGGCTGGGTGCCCCGGAGCGACGACGGGGACCGGTGGGCGGTCACCAGCGCGGGCCGCGTCGCGGGAGCCGACCACGAGTACCTGATCGCGGTGCTGTCCGACCACCATCCCGACTACTTCGGCGGGATCGAGTGCGTCGAGCACGTCGTCACCGCGGTCGTCGCCGCGCTGGACGGCGAGGACCGGAGCTGA